Proteins from a single region of Starkeya sp. ORNL1:
- a CDS encoding error-prone DNA polymerase translates to MNQPEHEYAELQVTTNFSFLRAGSHPHEYFEEAKALGISALAVTDRHSLAGIVRAHVAAEEHDVRLVVGCRLDLTDGVTILIYPTDRAAYGRLCRLLSRGKERAGKGACELAWADLVEFGEGQLVMLVPDAADAVLAGWLARLRTDFPGRCYMALTLRRRPRDAERLKALADLAARAGVPDVVTNDVLFHSPERRILQDVVTCIREGCAIDDAGFRRNRFADRHLKKPEEMERLFARHKAAVARSMEIVRRCTFSVAELAEEYQYPHEVVIPGLTAQQALEKLTWEAVAERFPNGAKPEMIDLLHKELGLIGEMGYAPYFLTVNAIVNHARSKDILCQGRGSAANSAVCYVLNITAIDPVESKLLFERFVSRNRNEPPDIDVDFENGRREEVIQWIYEQYGRTRAALCATVVRYRTRRAVREVGKVMGLSEDVTALMANQVWGWSMDGVTEKETNGLNLNLRDRRLALTIELTRQLVGFPRHLSQHPGGFVLTNDRLDELVPIEPAAMDDRQVIEWDKDDIDVVKFMKVDVLGLGMLGCMRRAFELLAEHKGLALSLDTIPQDDQPTYAMIQKADTIGVFQIESRAQMSMLPRLKPKHLYDLTIEVAIVRPGPIQGDMVHPYLRRRQSGEKPDYIKPELEAVLEKTLGIPLFQEQAMQVAMVGAGFSADEADQLRRSMATFKNTGTIGNFRQRLIGGMMERGYPQDFAERIFKQLEGFGSYGFPESHAASFALIAYASSWMKCNHPDVFCAALLNAQPMGFYAPAQIVRDARAHGVEVRPVCINASRWDCTLEETREKGRFAVRLGLRLAKGVAELEAARIAVARGEEPYGSVEELWRRSGASVLTIEKLANADAFEPSLKLARREALWAIRGLSDEKLPLFDAAAGAVEGMVEPQVPLVPMTSGRHVVEDYASTGFSLRRHPVSFLRGELARRRISPCEKLATMRDRSWLSVAGIVLVRQRPGSAKGVTFITIEDEGGIANLVVWPSLFQAQRRIVLAGGMIAAEGQVQREGDVIHLVAKRLTDLTALLHGVGNHDDAFPIPRSHGDGARSGGAPDSRDHAEHLVVEGDRDVEPIKVKTRSFH, encoded by the coding sequence ATGAACCAACCCGAGCACGAATACGCCGAATTGCAGGTGACGACGAATTTCTCCTTCCTGCGCGCGGGCTCGCATCCGCACGAATATTTCGAAGAGGCCAAGGCGCTCGGCATCTCCGCGCTGGCGGTCACCGACCGGCACTCGCTCGCCGGCATCGTTCGGGCGCATGTGGCGGCGGAGGAGCACGACGTCCGCCTCGTGGTCGGCTGCCGGCTGGACCTGACCGACGGCGTCACCATCCTCATCTATCCGACCGACCGCGCCGCCTATGGAAGGCTTTGCCGACTGCTCAGTCGCGGGAAGGAGCGCGCCGGCAAGGGCGCCTGCGAACTTGCCTGGGCGGATCTCGTGGAATTCGGCGAAGGCCAACTCGTCATGCTGGTGCCGGACGCGGCGGATGCGGTGCTTGCCGGCTGGCTGGCGCGGCTGCGCACTGATTTTCCGGGCCGCTGTTACATGGCGCTCACCTTGCGCCGCCGGCCCAGGGATGCGGAGCGGCTCAAGGCGCTTGCCGATCTCGCCGCGCGGGCGGGGGTGCCGGATGTCGTCACCAATGACGTGCTGTTCCATAGTCCCGAGCGGCGCATCCTGCAGGACGTCGTCACCTGCATCCGCGAGGGCTGCGCAATCGACGATGCCGGCTTCCGCCGCAACCGCTTCGCCGACCGTCATCTCAAGAAGCCCGAGGAGATGGAGCGGCTGTTCGCGCGGCACAAGGCGGCGGTGGCGCGCAGCATGGAGATCGTCCGGCGCTGCACCTTCTCGGTCGCCGAGCTGGCGGAGGAGTATCAGTATCCGCACGAGGTGGTCATTCCCGGGCTGACCGCGCAGCAGGCTTTGGAGAAGCTGACCTGGGAGGCGGTGGCGGAGCGCTTTCCCAATGGCGCCAAGCCGGAAATGATCGACCTGCTGCACAAGGAATTGGGGCTGATCGGCGAGATGGGCTACGCGCCCTATTTCCTCACCGTGAATGCCATCGTGAATCATGCGCGCTCGAAAGACATTCTCTGCCAGGGCCGCGGCTCGGCCGCCAATTCCGCCGTCTGCTACGTGCTCAACATCACCGCGATCGATCCGGTGGAAAGCAAGCTGCTGTTCGAGCGCTTCGTCTCCAGGAACCGCAATGAGCCGCCCGACATCGATGTCGATTTTGAGAATGGGCGACGCGAAGAGGTGATCCAGTGGATCTATGAGCAGTATGGCCGAACCCGTGCCGCGCTGTGCGCCACCGTGGTGCGCTACCGCACCCGTCGCGCGGTGCGCGAGGTCGGCAAGGTGATGGGGCTGTCGGAAGACGTCACCGCCCTGATGGCCAATCAGGTGTGGGGCTGGTCGATGGACGGCGTCACCGAGAAGGAGACCAACGGGCTTAATCTCAATCTCAGGGATCGCCGCCTGGCCCTCACCATCGAACTGACCCGTCAACTGGTCGGCTTCCCGCGCCATCTCTCCCAGCATCCCGGTGGTTTCGTCCTGACCAATGACCGGCTCGATGAACTGGTGCCGATCGAGCCCGCCGCGATGGACGACCGGCAGGTGATCGAATGGGACAAGGATGACATCGACGTCGTGAAGTTCATGAAGGTCGATGTGCTGGGGCTCGGCATGCTGGGCTGCATGCGCCGGGCGTTCGAGCTGCTGGCGGAGCACAAGGGCCTGGCGCTCAGCCTCGACACCATTCCGCAGGATGACCAGCCGACCTATGCGATGATCCAGAAGGCCGACACCATCGGCGTGTTCCAGATCGAGAGTCGGGCGCAGATGTCGATGCTGCCGCGGCTGAAGCCGAAGCATCTCTATGACCTCACCATCGAGGTCGCCATTGTCCGGCCCGGCCCGATCCAGGGCGACATGGTGCATCCCTATCTGAGGCGGCGGCAGAGCGGCGAGAAGCCGGATTACATCAAGCCCGAACTGGAAGCGGTGCTGGAGAAGACGCTCGGCATCCCGCTGTTCCAGGAACAGGCAATGCAGGTGGCGATGGTCGGTGCCGGCTTCTCCGCGGACGAGGCCGACCAGTTGCGCCGCTCCATGGCGACCTTCAAGAACACCGGCACCATCGGCAATTTCCGCCAGAGGCTGATTGGCGGCATGATGGAGCGCGGCTATCCGCAGGATTTCGCCGAGCGCATCTTCAAGCAGCTGGAGGGGTTCGGCTCCTATGGCTTCCCGGAGAGCCATGCGGCGAGCTTCGCGCTGATCGCCTATGCCTCGAGCTGGATGAAGTGCAACCACCCCGACGTGTTCTGCGCCGCACTCCTGAATGCGCAGCCCATGGGCTTCTACGCCCCCGCGCAGATCGTGCGCGACGCCCGCGCCCATGGCGTCGAGGTTCGCCCGGTCTGCATCAATGCCTCGCGCTGGGACTGCACGCTGGAGGAGACCAGGGAAAAGGGCCGCTTCGCGGTGCGGCTCGGCCTGCGCCTCGCCAAGGGCGTCGCGGAGCTTGAGGCCGCGCGCATCGCAGTGGCGCGCGGCGAGGAGCCCTATGGTTCGGTCGAGGAATTGTGGCGCCGTTCCGGGGCTTCGGTGCTGACCATCGAGAAGCTGGCCAATGCCGATGCCTTTGAGCCCTCGTTGAAACTCGCCCGGCGCGAGGCGCTGTGGGCGATCCGTGGCCTCAGCGACGAGAAACTGCCACTGTTCGATGCCGCGGCCGGCGCCGTCGAGGGGATGGTCGAGCCTCAGGTCCCGCTCGTGCCGATGACTTCGGGGCGGCATGTGGTCGAGGATTATGCCAGCACCGGCTTCAGCCTGCGCCGGCACCCGGTGAGCTTCCTGCGCGGCGAGCTGGCGCGCCGGCGCATCAGCCCATGTGAGAAGCTCGCCACCATGCGCGACCGCTCGTGGCTGAGCGTGGCCGGTATCGTTCTGGTGCGGCAGCGGCCGGGCTCGGCCAAGGGGGTGACCTTCATAACCATCGAGGACGAGGGCGGCATCGCCAATCTCGTGGTCTGGCCCTCGCTGTTCCAGGCGCAGCGTCGCATAGTGCTCGCCGGCGGCATGATCGCGGCCGAAGGCCAGGTGCAGCGCGAGGGCGACGTCATCCATCTGGTGGCAAAGCGGCTTACCGATCTCACCGCCCTGCTGCACGGCGTCGGCAATCATGACGACGCCTTCCCGATACCGCGCAGCCATGGCGACGGCGCGCGCAGCGGCGGCGCGCCGGATTCACGCGATCATGCGGAGCATCTGGTGGTGGAGGGAGACCGCGATGTCGAGCCGATCAAGGTGAAGACGCGGTCGTTCCATTGA
- a CDS encoding ABC transporter permease: MKMGAFGRVMFAVYVAVFFLYLLGPLAVMGVSAFNTPEYPQVWPFEGFTLNWFDALFADQDLMYGLQTSLWIGVLVVLVSVPIGLAGAIVMTQINARLRSTYYLIVVSPVLTPGIIIGISTVVFWRQLTTVTGMRFFYDGIVLTVLGQSSFISAFCMLVILARLQRFDRAQEEAALDLGASYPQVFFHILLPFLKPALFSAAILAFLSSFENYNTTTFAILSDKTLTTVLAGRVRQGSTPAISALAVIIVAATILGAIAYELWKRREDALAGHRRRAAAKAEIEEADVGFAPAPAE, translated from the coding sequence ATGAAGATGGGGGCGTTCGGCCGCGTGATGTTCGCGGTCTATGTGGCGGTGTTCTTCCTCTATCTGCTCGGTCCGCTGGCGGTGATGGGCGTCTCCGCCTTCAACACTCCGGAATATCCGCAGGTCTGGCCGTTCGAGGGCTTCACGCTGAACTGGTTCGACGCGCTGTTCGCCGACCAGGACCTGATGTACGGGCTGCAGACCAGCCTGTGGATCGGCGTGCTGGTGGTGCTGGTGTCGGTGCCGATCGGGCTCGCCGGCGCCATCGTGATGACGCAGATCAACGCCCGCCTGCGCTCGACCTATTATCTCATCGTGGTCTCGCCGGTGCTGACCCCCGGCATCATCATCGGCATCTCCACCGTGGTGTTCTGGCGCCAGCTGACCACGGTGACCGGCATGCGCTTTTTCTATGATGGCATCGTCCTGACCGTGCTCGGCCAGTCCAGCTTCATCTCGGCCTTCTGCATGCTGGTCATTCTAGCCCGCCTGCAGCGCTTCGACCGCGCGCAGGAGGAAGCGGCGTTGGATTTGGGAGCGTCCTATCCGCAGGTGTTCTTCCACATCCTGCTGCCGTTCCTGAAGCCGGCTTTGTTCTCGGCGGCGATACTGGCGTTCCTGTCCTCCTTCGAGAACTACAACACCACCACCTTCGCCATCCTCTCCGACAAGACGCTGACCACGGTGCTGGCGGGCCGGGTGCGGCAGGGCTCGACCCCGGCGATCAGCGCGCTCGCCGTCATCATCGTCGCGGCTACCATTCTTGGGGCCATCGCCTATGAGTTGTGGAAGCGCCGCGAGGACGCCCTCGCCGGCCACCGCCGCCGCGCCGCCGCGAAGGCGGAGATCGAGGAGGCGGATGTGGGATTCGCGCCCGCACCGGCGGAGTAA
- a CDS encoding ABC transporter permease: MSGTSGLAIVIGLPFAVALLFFGLAMLERRYGIATGPGFFQRNGLAIGLYLVIAVGFWAFFIIVLPQLAMVDMSFRPKLPFAQMGGPKDVFTLENYRYFLFGSTTSTASWNYLHIKAFFLTIGVSILITLFNFALCYPLAFHMAQSAAIARLRLLLLLLIIPYWVNEILRAFAFRVLLSSGGVINKLLIGAGLIGEPIDFLGADIGLYMGLSYAYLLMMIFPLYNAIESLDKNQIEAARDLGAPWWHIHAFIVMPHAKPGIASGCTLVFMLTAGALAAPLVLGGPRTLWFTPIVYDRFYQAFNWPQGAAYALILLLTCILFVLTVLKVFRLSLGEITR, translated from the coding sequence ATGAGCGGAACTTCGGGCCTCGCCATCGTCATCGGCCTGCCATTTGCCGTGGCATTGCTGTTCTTCGGGCTGGCAATGCTGGAGCGGCGCTATGGCATTGCCACCGGCCCCGGCTTCTTCCAGCGCAACGGCCTCGCCATCGGGCTTTATCTGGTGATTGCAGTGGGCTTCTGGGCCTTCTTCATCATCGTGCTGCCACAGCTCGCCATGGTCGACATGTCGTTCCGGCCGAAGCTGCCATTCGCGCAGATGGGCGGGCCGAAGGACGTCTTCACGCTGGAGAATTACCGCTACTTCCTGTTCGGCTCGACCACCTCGACCGCGAGCTGGAACTACCTGCATATCAAGGCCTTCTTCCTCACCATCGGGGTGAGCATCCTCATCACGCTGTTCAATTTCGCCCTCTGCTATCCGCTCGCCTTCCACATGGCGCAGTCGGCGGCGATCGCGCGGCTCAGGCTGCTGCTGTTGCTGCTCATCATCCCCTATTGGGTGAACGAGATCTTGCGCGCCTTCGCCTTCCGCGTGCTGCTGTCCTCCGGCGGCGTCATCAACAAGCTGCTGATCGGCGCGGGCCTGATCGGCGAGCCGATCGATTTCCTCGGCGCCGATATCGGCCTCTATATGGGCCTCAGCTACGCCTACCTCTTGATGATGATCTTCCCGCTCTACAATGCGATCGAGAGCCTCGACAAGAACCAGATCGAGGCGGCGCGCGACCTCGGCGCGCCCTGGTGGCACATCCACGCCTTCATCGTCATGCCGCACGCCAAGCCCGGCATCGCCTCGGGCTGCACGCTGGTCTTCATGCTCACCGCCGGCGCACTGGCGGCGCCCCTGGTGCTCGGTGGCCCCCGCACGCTGTGGTTCACCCCGATCGTCTATGACCGCTTCTACCAGGCCTTCAACTGGCCGCAGGGCGCGGCCTATGCGCTGATCCTGCTGCTCACCTGCATCCTGTTCGTGCTGACGGTGCTGAAAGTCTTCCGCCTCAGCCTCGGGGAGATCACGCGATGA
- a CDS encoding ABC transporter ATP-binding protein yields MAAAVELEGVNVTFGDFVAVKDANLTIEPGEFFSFLGPSGCGKTTLLRTISGFIEPTRGTVKIGGADMKGIGPNKRPTALIFQNLALFPMMSVADNIGYGLRVRGVPRHERDEKVKNLLIQVALTEHGSKQVSELSGGQKQRVAIARALAVEPSVLLLDEPLSALDLKLRQHMRTELRAIQKRVGITFIYITHDQGEALTMSDRIAVMNAGVIEQVGGGRTVYAEPRTPFVAAFVGENNAIRGRVTSAADGMAGIDTSLGALRGRNPVGLAQGEEALLFVRPEALKLRANGSTVGFEGEAIDVAYEGSVTHVTLRVHTGQKMTATVSAASGTALPQPGENLRIGFEPQDGLLLTRPASP; encoded by the coding sequence ATGGCCGCTGCCGTCGAGCTTGAGGGCGTCAACGTCACCTTCGGCGATTTCGTCGCGGTGAAGGACGCCAACCTCACCATCGAACCGGGCGAGTTCTTCTCCTTCCTTGGCCCGTCCGGCTGCGGCAAGACCACGCTGCTGCGCACCATTTCCGGCTTCATCGAGCCGACCCGCGGCACGGTGAAGATCGGCGGAGCGGACATGAAGGGCATCGGCCCCAACAAGCGGCCGACCGCGCTGATCTTCCAGAACCTTGCGCTGTTCCCGATGATGAGCGTCGCCGACAATATCGGCTACGGCCTGCGCGTGCGCGGCGTGCCGCGCCACGAGCGCGACGAGAAGGTGAAAAACCTGCTCATCCAGGTGGCGCTCACCGAGCACGGCTCCAAGCAGGTGAGCGAGCTTTCCGGAGGCCAGAAGCAGCGTGTCGCCATCGCCCGCGCGCTCGCGGTGGAGCCGTCCGTGCTGCTGCTCGACGAGCCGCTCTCCGCGCTCGACCTCAAGCTCCGGCAGCACATGCGCACCGAGTTGCGCGCCATCCAGAAGCGGGTCGGCATCACCTTCATCTACATCACCCACGACCAGGGCGAAGCGCTCACCATGTCGGACCGCATCGCGGTGATGAATGCCGGGGTGATCGAGCAGGTCGGCGGCGGCCGCACCGTCTATGCCGAGCCGCGCACGCCGTTCGTCGCCGCCTTCGTCGGCGAGAACAACGCCATCCGTGGCCGTGTCACCTCGGCAGCCGACGGCATGGCGGGCATCGACACCTCGCTTGGCGCACTGCGCGGCCGCAATCCGGTCGGCCTCGCCCAGGGCGAGGAGGCGCTGCTGTTCGTGCGCCCCGAGGCGCTCAAGCTGCGCGCCAACGGCTCGACCGTCGGCTTCGAGGGCGAAGCCATCGATGTCGCCTATGAGGGCAGCGTGACCCATGTGACGCTGCGCGTGCACACCGGGCAGAAGATGACCGCCACGGTGAGCGCCGCCTCCGGCACCGCTTTGCCGCAGCCGGGCGAGAATTTGCGCATCGGCTTCGAGCCGCAGGACGGCCTCCTGCTCACGAGGCCCGCGTCTCCATGA
- a CDS encoding extracellular solute-binding protein yields the protein MSKKPDTTNSSIETLLAARSFTRRVLFKGALAAGTVAATGPFIVKDAFSSSGELSLLNWDDELPNPVIPNFEKKTGIKVKTTPFSQNEEQINKLQATGGEGFDLCEPTRDRAPQFKDLDVLAPYDTSKLKLDNLLPAMLEGSTSIWTWDGKLYHVPHCWGSEAISWRTDLTKLDYKDLSYGTLWSEPFKGKMQGRPHSLLLGIGLWMDATGKLPSNRMLDAFKDEETMKKIYDPILAFAVANKAQVKQFWDSADNTKSGFMDNGVVIGQTWDGPPLSLKKQGKPVTYMAPQEGAITWIDGWSLTKGAKNIAQAYEWLNYIHTPEASALVAEGSGYNPVVKGSEAFLSETAKKNFAEAYPGDALSKLWSRPPEPSWFAELRTQYAEKFKAA from the coding sequence GTGTCGAAGAAGCCTGACACCACCAATTCATCGATCGAAACCCTGCTGGCGGCGCGGTCCTTCACCCGCCGCGTGCTGTTCAAGGGCGCGCTGGCCGCCGGCACCGTCGCCGCCACCGGCCCCTTCATCGTGAAGGACGCCTTCTCCTCCTCCGGCGAGCTGAGTCTCCTGAACTGGGACGACGAACTGCCGAACCCGGTGATCCCGAACTTCGAGAAGAAGACCGGCATCAAGGTGAAGACCACGCCGTTCTCGCAGAATGAGGAGCAGATCAACAAGCTGCAGGCCACCGGCGGCGAGGGCTTCGACCTGTGCGAGCCGACGCGCGACCGCGCCCCGCAATTCAAGGACCTCGACGTCCTCGCCCCGTACGACACCTCGAAGCTGAAGCTCGACAATCTGCTGCCCGCCATGCTGGAAGGCTCGACCAGCATCTGGACCTGGGACGGCAAGCTCTATCACGTGCCGCATTGCTGGGGCTCGGAGGCGATCTCCTGGCGCACCGACCTCACCAAGCTGGACTACAAGGACCTCAGCTACGGCACGCTGTGGAGCGAGCCGTTCAAGGGCAAGATGCAGGGCCGCCCGCATTCGCTGCTGCTGGGCATTGGCCTGTGGATGGACGCCACCGGCAAGCTGCCCTCTAACCGCATGCTCGACGCCTTCAAGGACGAGGAGACCATGAAGAAGATCTATGATCCGATTCTGGCCTTCGCCGTCGCCAACAAGGCGCAGGTCAAGCAGTTCTGGGATTCGGCCGACAACACCAAGTCCGGCTTCATGGATAATGGCGTCGTCATCGGCCAGACCTGGGACGGCCCGCCGCTCTCGCTGAAGAAGCAAGGCAAGCCGGTCACCTATATGGCGCCGCAGGAAGGCGCCATCACCTGGATCGACGGCTGGTCGCTGACCAAGGGCGCCAAGAACATCGCGCAGGCCTATGAGTGGCTGAACTACATCCACACCCCGGAGGCCTCCGCGCTGGTCGCTGAGGGCTCGGGCTACAACCCGGTGGTCAAGGGCTCCGAAGCCTTCCTGTCGGAGACGGCGAAGAAGAACTTCGCCGAAGCCTATCCGGGCGACGCGCTGTCGAAGCTGTGGAGCCGTCCGCCGGAGCCGTCATGGTTCGCCGAACTGCGCACCCAGTACGCCGAGAAGTTCAAGGCGGCGTGA
- a CDS encoding DUF1579 domain-containing protein — translation MFGEPAKEHEWLKQFVGEWTFSSECDMGPDKPRETFTGRERVSMLGPFWTLFEGEGEMIGGGTGHTRTTLGYDPAKGYIGTWVGSMMPFMWVYAGELSEDESVLTLVTEGPNFSGEGLSTYHDVITVVSADERILTSRVKNDDGSWKEFVWVRYRRV, via the coding sequence ATGTTTGGCGAGCCGGCCAAGGAACATGAATGGCTGAAGCAGTTCGTGGGCGAGTGGACTTTCTCCTCCGAATGCGACATGGGGCCAGACAAGCCGCGCGAGACCTTCACCGGTCGTGAGCGCGTCAGCATGCTCGGCCCGTTCTGGACGCTGTTCGAGGGCGAGGGCGAAATGATCGGCGGCGGCACCGGCCACACCCGCACGACGCTCGGCTACGACCCGGCGAAGGGCTATATCGGCACCTGGGTCGGCTCGATGATGCCGTTCATGTGGGTCTATGCCGGCGAGCTTTCGGAGGACGAGAGCGTGCTGACATTGGTGACGGAGGGACCGAACTTCTCCGGCGAGGGCCTGTCGACCTATCACGACGTCATCACCGTGGTGAGCGCGGACGAGCGCATCCTCACCTCGCGGGTGAAGAATGATGACGGCTCCTGGAAGGAGTTCGTCTGGGTGCGCTACCGGCGGGTTTGA
- a CDS encoding ABC transporter permease has protein sequence MNLHAVRAIYFFELHRTWRTLFQSIASPVISTSLYFVVFGSAIGSRMQEIDGIPYGAFIVPGLILLAVLTESISNASFGIYLPRFTGTIYELLSAPVSTFEVLLGYVGAAATKSMILGLIILATARLFVPFSILHPLWMLAFLVLISVTFCMFGFILGIWANGFEKLQIVPILVVTPLTFLGGTFYSIAMLPPAWQVVTLFNPVVYLVNGFRWTFYGIADVDVRLALGMTVLFLALCIALAAWMLRTGYRLKA, from the coding sequence ATGAATCTCCACGCCGTCCGCGCCATCTATTTCTTCGAGCTGCACCGCACCTGGCGCACGCTGTTCCAGTCCATCGCCTCGCCGGTGATCTCCACCTCGCTGTATTTCGTGGTGTTCGGCTCGGCCATCGGCTCACGGATGCAGGAGATCGACGGCATCCCCTATGGCGCCTTCATCGTGCCGGGGCTGATATTACTGGCGGTGCTGACCGAGAGCATCTCCAACGCCTCGTTCGGCATCTATCTGCCGCGCTTCACCGGCACCATCTATGAGCTGCTCTCGGCGCCGGTCTCGACCTTCGAGGTGCTGCTCGGCTATGTCGGCGCGGCGGCGACCAAATCGATGATCCTCGGCCTCATCATCCTCGCCACCGCGCGGCTGTTCGTGCCGTTCTCCATCCTGCATCCCTTGTGGATGCTGGCCTTTCTGGTGCTGATCTCGGTCACCTTCTGCATGTTCGGCTTCATCCTCGGCATCTGGGCCAATGGCTTCGAGAAGCTGCAGATCGTGCCGATCCTGGTGGTGACGCCGCTGACCTTTCTCGGCGGCACGTTCTATTCCATCGCCATGCTGCCGCCGGCCTGGCAGGTCGTCACGCTGTTCAACCCGGTGGTCTATCTGGTGAACGGCTTCCGCTGGACCTTCTACGGCATAGCGGACGTCGATGTGCGCCTCGCGCTGGGCATGACCGTACTGTTCCTGGCTTTGTGCATCGCCCTCGCCGCCTGGATGCTGCGCACCGGCTACCGCCTGAAGGCGTGA
- a CDS encoding ABC transporter ATP-binding protein: MDSIVTISGLEKTYATGHQALKTVNLDIRRGEIFALLGPNGAGKTTLIGIVCGLVRPTAGTVTADGHDIIRDYRAARATIGLVPQELSTDMFETVWGTVSFSRGLFGKKRNPGHIERVLRDLSLWDKRDAVIATLSGGMKRRVLIAKALAHEPTILFLDEPTAGVDVELRRDMWAMVRRLREQGVTIILTTHYIEEAEEMADRVGVINKGEIILVEDKATLMRRMGRTTVTIGLRDRLEALPAGLGEVTLSVDGMVLTMSRAGGTEESGVADLVKALAARGIEFTSIDTERSSLEDIFVDLVGKDSARIREGVPA; this comes from the coding sequence TTGGATTCCATCGTCACCATCTCCGGCCTGGAAAAAACCTACGCCACAGGCCATCAGGCGCTGAAGACGGTCAATCTCGACATCCGTCGCGGCGAGATCTTCGCGCTGCTGGGGCCGAATGGCGCCGGCAAGACCACGCTGATCGGCATCGTCTGCGGGCTGGTGCGGCCCACCGCCGGTACGGTGACGGCGGACGGTCACGACATCATCCGCGACTACCGCGCCGCGCGCGCCACGATCGGGCTGGTGCCACAGGAACTCTCCACCGACATGTTCGAGACGGTGTGGGGCACGGTGAGCTTCAGCCGCGGGCTGTTCGGCAAGAAGCGCAACCCCGGCCATATCGAGCGCGTGCTGCGCGACCTCTCGCTGTGGGACAAGCGCGACGCCGTCATCGCCACTCTGTCCGGCGGCATGAAGCGGCGCGTGCTGATCGCCAAGGCCCTCGCCCACGAGCCGACCATCCTGTTCCTCGACGAGCCGACCGCGGGCGTCGATGTCGAGCTGCGGCGCGACATGTGGGCCATGGTGCGGCGGCTGCGCGAGCAGGGCGTCACCATCATCCTGACCACGCACTACATCGAGGAAGCCGAGGAGATGGCCGACCGCGTCGGCGTCATCAACAAGGGCGAGATCATCCTGGTCGAGGACAAGGCGACGCTCATGCGCCGCATGGGTCGCACCACCGTCACCATCGGCCTGCGCGACCGGCTGGAGGCGCTGCCAGCGGGCCTCGGCGAGGTCACGCTCTCAGTGGACGGCATGGTGCTCACCATGAGCCGCGCCGGCGGCACTGAAGAGAGCGGCGTCGCCGATCTCGTCAAGGCGCTGGCGGCGCGCGGCATCGAGTTCACCTCGATCGACACCGAGCGCTCCTCGCTGGAGGACATCTTCGTCGATCTGGTCGGCAAGGATTCGGCGCGGATTCGCGAAGGAGTGCCGGCATGA
- the proB gene encoding glutamate 5-kinase, translating to MTTTAPLLPFPASLPQLASFRRIVVKVGSALLVDSARGRLRHAWLAALAEDIAALHREGKDVLVVSSGAIALGRNILKLPKRPLKLEESQAAAAVGQIALARNWSEALNHEGVAAGQILVTLGDTEERRRYLNARSTIAKLLELKCVPVINENDTVATSEIRYGDNDRLAARVAGMASADLLVLLSDIDGLYTAPPNDDPLAELIPVVPRITAEIEAMAGSAGSELSRGGMKTKIEAGKIATTAGAHMLIASGKVKNPLRAVESGARCTWFLAPANPVASRKRWIAGALEPRGTLHLDAGAVAALRRGTSLLPAGVTRVEGTFQRGDAVVLRGPDGAEIGRGLVAYDADYAERIRGRSSDEIATITGFEGRAAMVHRDDLVVGGG from the coding sequence ATGACCACGACCGCACCCCTGCTCCCTTTCCCAGCGTCCCTGCCCCAGCTGGCCTCCTTCCGCCGCATCGTGGTGAAGGTCGGCTCGGCGCTGCTGGTCGATTCCGCCCGCGGCCGGCTGCGCCATGCCTGGCTCGCCGCGCTCGCCGAGGACATCGCGGCGCTGCACCGCGAGGGTAAGGATGTGCTGGTGGTGTCCTCCGGCGCCATCGCGCTTGGCCGCAACATATTGAAGCTGCCGAAGCGGCCCTTGAAGCTGGAGGAAAGCCAGGCGGCGGCCGCGGTCGGCCAGATCGCGCTGGCCCGCAACTGGTCGGAGGCGCTCAACCATGAAGGCGTCGCCGCCGGGCAGATCCTGGTCACGCTGGGCGATACCGAGGAGCGCCGGCGCTACCTCAATGCCCGCTCCACCATCGCCAAGCTCTTGGAGCTGAAATGCGTTCCCGTCATCAATGAGAATGACACGGTGGCGACCAGCGAGATCCGCTATGGCGACAATGACCGCCTCGCCGCCCGCGTTGCCGGCATGGCGAGCGCGGACCTGCTGGTACTGCTCTCCGACATTGACGGTCTCTACACCGCCCCGCCCAATGACGATCCCCTGGCCGAGTTGATCCCGGTGGTGCCGCGCATCACCGCGGAGATCGAGGCGATGGCCGGCTCGGCCGGTTCGGAGCTGTCGCGCGGCGGCATGAAGACCAAGATCGAGGCCGGCAAGATCGCCACCACCGCCGGCGCCCACATGCTGATCGCCTCCGGCAAGGTGAAGAACCCGCTGCGGGCGGTGGAGAGCGGGGCGCGCTGCACATGGTTCCTCGCCCCCGCCAATCCCGTCGCCTCGCGCAAGCGCTGGATCGCCGGCGCGCTGGAGCCGCGCGGCACGCTGCACCTCGACGCCGGCGCCGTCGCCGCGCTGCGCCGCGGCACCTCGCTGCTGCCGGCCGGCGTGACCCGGGTCGAGGGCACCTTCCAGCGCGGCGACGCCGTGGTGCTGCGCGGGCCTGACGGCGCCGAGATCGGGCGCGGGCTGGTGGCGTATGACGCGGACTATGCCGAGCGGATCAGAGGCCGCTCATCGGATGAGATCGCGACGATTACGGGGTTCGAGGGCCGCGCGGCCATGGTGCACCGGGATGATCTGGTGGTTGGTGGAGGTTAA